A stretch of DNA from Candidatus Methylomirabilota bacterium:
CGAACGTGAGACCAGCGCATCGTAGCAGGGGGCGCGCCGCGTGACAACCGGCGACGGAGCGGACGGCGCGGCGCCGGAGTGGTCAGGCCGCGCCCTCACTCCAGTGGCGCCCTCCACTCCCCCGCCCAGCGCAGCAACTCGCCGAGAGACAACGGCTTGGCGATGAAATAGCCCTGGCCGGCCCCGCAGCCCAGCTCGCGCAGGAAGGTCCAGTCGGCGAGGGTCTCCACGCCCTCGGCCACCGTCTTGAGGTGAAGCCGTCGCGCCATGTCGAGGCTCGACTCGATGATCGCCTGGTGCTGCACGTTGTCGGCGCAGTTGGTCACGAAGGACTGATCCAGCTTGAGCTCGGTGAACGGGACGCGCGCGAGCTGCTGCATCGAGGAATAGCCGGTGCCGTAGTCGTCGATCGAGAGGCCGAAGCCCTTCACGCGCAGGCGGGCCAGGTTCTCCAGGCTGCGCCCGACGTCGGACATGGCGGCCGTCTCCGTGATCTCGAGGATCATGGCCCTGGCGTCGAGGCCCTGGCGCCGCACGGCATCCGTGATTCGCTCGGCGAGCGTGGCGTCCGACAGCGAAGTGAGGGAGAGGTTCACCGAGACCGACGCGGCCAGGCCCTGCTCCTGCCAGGCCCTGGCGGCGACCGCAGATTTCTCGAGCATCACCCACGTGAGGGCGTCCGCCTGGCCGGCCGCCTCGAGGCCGCCGACGAACGCGCCCGGGGACACGATGCCGCGCTCCGGGTGTCGCCAGCGCGCGAGCGCCTCCGCCCCCACGATCTTGCCGGTGGCCATCTCCACCTTGGGCTGGAAGAAGGGCTCGAATTGCCCCGCGCGGAGCCCGGCGATCACCTCCGCGGCCGGGATCGCGGCGGCGGGAGCGCCCTTGCGGCGGGCGGGCAGGATGCCGTGGCGCGCGATCAGGTCGCGAAGCTTCTGAGGCGTGGCGGGCTTCTCGATGGCGCCGAGGAGATTCATTCCGTAGGCGGTTGTCATGGTCTCGACGGACGCGATGAGGTGCCGGTCGAGCGCGCTCGAGAGGATCACCGACACCTGTGCGCCCGCCTCGCCCACGTGGCGGATGAACTCCATCCCGTCCATCTCGGGCATGTCGAGGTCGCACACGATGATGTCCACCGCGCGGGCGGCCTGGCGGAAGACCTCGAGCGCGGCCCGCCCATCGGCGGCCTCGAGCACCTCGAGCGCGCCGAGGGAGGCCAGCATCCGAACGAGGGTGCGGCGCTGGAACTCGTGGTCCTCGGCGACCAGGAACCGCAGCTCCGAGATCTCCATCTACGGGTTCTCCGCTCCGACGTGCTCCAGGTGGGCCGCGAGGCGCATGAGCTCGTGCTGTAGTCGCGGCTCCTCCGCCAGCACCGCCGTGAGGTCCTCCGCTCGACCCGCCCGCTCGATGGCCGCGCACACCGTCCCGAGATCCTGGGCGCCCACCATGCGGCTGGCGCCCTTGATGCGGTGGGCGGCCCGAACGATCGCGGGCAGGTCGCGCTTCGCCAGCGCTTCGTCGAGCGCGGCGGCATCGGCGTCGTTGGCGACCTTGAACTCGCGGAGGATGTCGCGCTCCACCGCCTGGTCCCCGCCGCTCAGCTCGGCCAGGACGCTTCCGACGATGGCCGGCGCGTCGGCCGTGAAATCGGTCGGGACAGCGGGCGGTTGTGCCGCCACCGCGTTCGCGGCGACGGCGCCCGAAGC
This window harbors:
- a CDS encoding EAL domain-containing response regulator produces the protein MEISELRFLVAEDHEFQRRTLVRMLASLGALEVLEAADGRAALEVFRQAARAVDIIVCDLDMPEMDGMEFIRHVGEAGAQVSVILSSALDRHLIASVETMTTAYGMNLLGAIEKPATPQKLRDLIARHGILPARRKGAPAAAIPAAEVIAGLRAGQFEPFFQPKVEMATGKIVGAEALARWRHPERGIVSPGAFVGGLEAAGQADALTWVMLEKSAVAARAWQEQGLAASVSVNLSLTSLSDATLAERITDAVRRQGLDARAMILEITETAAMSDVGRSLENLARLRVKGFGLSIDDYGTGYSSMQQLARVPFTELKLDQSFVTNCADNVQHQAIIESSLDMARRLHLKTVAEGVETLADWTFLRELGCGAGQGYFIAKPLSLGELLRWAGEWRAPLE